The Halomonas elongata DSM 2581 DNA segment GGGTGCCGAAGTGGCGCGCCAGATTGGCGGCGGTGGCTTCGCCCACTTCGCGGATTCCCAGCGCGAAGATGAAGCGTGGCAAGGTCGTCGCCTTGGCCTTCTCCAGGGCCGTCACCAGGTTCTGCGAGGATTTTTCGCCCATGCGCGGCAGGGTGGCGAGACGCTCCGCCTCGAGGGCGAACAGGTCGGCCGGTGTCTGTACCCAGTCGAGTTCGACGAGCTGGTCGATCAGCTTTTCGCCCAGCCCCTCGATGTCCAGGGCACGCCGACTGGCGAAGTGCTTGAGGGCTTCCTTGCGCTGCGCGGCACAGTACAGGCCGCCGGAACAGCGCGCCACGGCCTCGTCCTCGAGTCGCTCGATCTGGGAGTCGCAGACCGGGCAACGCTCGGGAAAGACGATCTCCCGGGCGTCGTCGGGTCGATCCTCCTCCTGTACACGCACCACCTGGGGAATCACATCGCCGGCACGCCGGATCGCCACCGTATCGCCGATCATGACGCCTAGCCGGGCAATCTCGTCGGCATTGTGCAGGGTGGCGTTGGAGACCGTGACCCCGGCCACCGAGACCGGCTCGAGCCGTGCCACCGGCGTGATGGCACCGGTGCGACCGACCTGGAATTCCACGTCGTTGAGGCGCGTCACCTGCTCCTGGGCAGGAAACTTGAAGGCGATGGCCCAGCGCGGTGCCCGGGCCACGAAGCCCAGTTCACGCTGCAGGCGCAGGTCGTCGACCTTGATCACCACGCCGTCGATGTCATAGCCCAGGGCATCGCGCTTCTCGCCGAGCGCCCGGCAGTATTCGATCACGCCCTCGGTTCCGCGCACGACCCGAAGCTCAGCGCTGGTGCGAAACCCGAATTCACTCAGGCGCGCCATCAGGGCACTGTGGCTGGCATCGCCGGCATCCGGCTCGATGCGCGCCGCCTGATAAGCGCTGAATTCCAGCGGGCGCTGGTCGGTGATACGCGGATCGAGCTGACGCAGGCTGCCGGCGGCGGCATTGCGCGGGTTGGCGAACACCTTGCCGCCCTCTTCCCGGGCCTTGTCGTTCATGGCCTCGAAATCGGCATGGCGCATGGTCACCTCGCCGCGCACTTCCAGTACGTCCGGCCAGTGCCGGCCACGCAGCTTCAGCGGGATCGACTTCAGCGTCCTGAGATTCGAAGTGATCCCTTCGCCAGTACGGCCGTCGCCACGGGTCACGCCGGCGGTCAGCTCGCCCCGTTCGTAGACCAGGGACACCGCCGCGCCGTCCAGCTTGGGTTCACAACAGAAGGCAATCGACTCGCCATCGATTTCGAGGCGATCGGCAACACGCTTGACGAAGGCGGCCAGCTCGTCCTCGTCGAAGGCATTGTCCAGTGACAGCATCGGCACAGCGTGCTCGATCTCCGGAAACCCGTCGGCAGGTGCGGCACCGACCCGCTGGGTGGGCGAATCGGGCCTGACGAGTTCGGGATATTCGGTCTCGATTTCCTGCAGACGCCGCAACTTGCGGTCATAGTCGGCGTCGGTCATGCGGGGTTCGTCGAGCACATAGTAACGATGATTGGCATCATCGAGTTCGGCACGCAGGCGCGCCGCCTCGTCCTGAATCGTGGGATCGGGCTGGGTCATGTCATCCGTGTCTCGATTTATGGCGAAGGCCCCGAAAAGCTCGAAGGCCTGCATGATTGCCTAGCTTACCAAAGCAACAACCCCCGCGGGATGACCTCACGGGGGTTGCTCTTCCAGCTTCCGGTTCAGGCGTTAATTCACCTGATAGCGATGCAGCCGATTGCGGCGCTCGAATTCCTGCACGCGCTGGCGGGCGAATTCCACGGTCTGAGCGGTCATCACGCTCATGTTCTCGTCCTTCAATTCACCGCCCAGGTGACGGACGATGACCATGGCCGTCTCGACCATCGCCTCGAAGGCCGCGGAGGTGTCGCTGGCACTCGGCAGCGGCATCAGCAGGGTGACGCCCGGCGTGTGGAAGTCATCCATGGAATGGATGGGGAAGGTGCCGGGCTTGACCACATTGACCATGGAGAATTGCAGCGGGCTTTCGGCATCCTCGGTCTCGAAGCGATGGAAGATGCCCATGTCGCGCCCGTAACGCAATCCGCAGGCCAGCATCAGGTCCAGCAGGGCCGCTCCCGAGAAGCCCTGTTCATCGCGCGACATCACGCTGATGACGATGACTTCTTCGGCGTGGCTCAAGGCCTGGCGGGCGTGCTCGGCGTTCACGTCGTGACGCATGGCCTTCTCCAGCACCGGATGCGCCTTGACCACATCGTCCTCGCGCGGCCCTTCCGCCATCTCGGCCGCTTCCTCGTCATAACGGGCATCATCGAACAGGGGATCATCGTCACGCTCGGCAGTCTCGGCCTCGAAGCGACGACGCTCCGCCTCACGTGCGGCCTGGGCCTCGGCGGCCTCCCGATCGTGACGAGCCTGCTCCTCGCGTTCGGCCTGCTCACGCTGCTTGCGCTCCGCACGCTCCTGTTCCTTGCGCGCCCGTTCCTGGCGCTTGTTGTCACGCCGTTCGGCGAGCGTCTTCTGCAGGGAGGAACCGAAACGTTGCATGGAGGACCCCACTCGCTTGGAACCGCTCTTCAAGGAGTCGCCCATGCCTTCAAGGTCGACCAATCGATAGCGGTCGTCATCATCGTAGGCTTCGTGATCGTCGGGATCGGCCGCCAGAGGCTCGGGGGCGGGATCGTCCGCGCGACGCTCGGCCCTCGAGCCGGCATCAATGTCGAACTCGGGCTCGCGCCGTTCCCCTCTCGCTTCCTCTTCTTCACGCGCTTCGCGATGCGCGCCGGGCATCGTCGCCACGTCGGGCGGCGGCGTCGTGACATCATCGTCTCGCGCCATTGCCGACGCACCGCTCCCACCGCCTCCCGAACGCACATTGGCATCCGGGGCGGCGCTCATGGTCGCGGCGCTCGCAGCCGAAGCGGCGGCCATGCCCCCGACCGCCGGCGCTTCGTCGTCATCCCGGCGTTGTTGCCGGAATTCGGAAAGCACCCGGGAGGGGCCGGGATGGTCCTGTCGCTGCAATTTCGGCTTGGGCTTCACGTCCGACTGCTCAGCCGGCCTGACGACACGTGCCCCTCCATTGGGCAGTTCCCAACTGAGCTCGGCTTCGCGAGCCGCCGCCTCGGGGTCTTCATCGGGATCCGCCGTCGCGCCGGCCGCCGGCTCGTAACCGGCCCG contains these protein-coding regions:
- the zipA gene encoding cell division protein ZipA, with protein sequence MELREWLIILGLALVTLIVIDGVRRLQRQRQVPRLDRAGYEPAAGATADPDEDPEAAAREAELSWELPNGGARVVRPAEQSDVKPKPKLQRQDHPGPSRVLSEFRQQRRDDDEAPAVGGMAAASAASAATMSAAPDANVRSGGGGSGASAMARDDDVTTPPPDVATMPGAHREAREEEEARGERREPEFDIDAGSRAERRADDPAPEPLAADPDDHEAYDDDDRYRLVDLEGMGDSLKSGSKRVGSSMQRFGSSLQKTLAERRDNKRQERARKEQERAERKQREQAEREEQARHDREAAEAQAAREAERRRFEAETAERDDDPLFDDARYDEEAAEMAEGPREDDVVKAHPVLEKAMRHDVNAEHARQALSHAEEVIVISVMSRDEQGFSGAALLDLMLACGLRYGRDMGIFHRFETEDAESPLQFSMVNVVKPGTFPIHSMDDFHTPGVTLLMPLPSASDTSAAFEAMVETAMVIVRHLGGELKDENMSVMTAQTVEFARQRVQEFERRNRLHRYQVN
- the ligA gene encoding NAD-dependent DNA ligase LigA, encoding MTQPDPTIQDEAARLRAELDDANHRYYVLDEPRMTDADYDRKLRRLQEIETEYPELVRPDSPTQRVGAAPADGFPEIEHAVPMLSLDNAFDEDELAAFVKRVADRLEIDGESIAFCCEPKLDGAAVSLVYERGELTAGVTRGDGRTGEGITSNLRTLKSIPLKLRGRHWPDVLEVRGEVTMRHADFEAMNDKAREEGGKVFANPRNAAAGSLRQLDPRITDQRPLEFSAYQAARIEPDAGDASHSALMARLSEFGFRTSAELRVVRGTEGVIEYCRALGEKRDALGYDIDGVVIKVDDLRLQRELGFVARAPRWAIAFKFPAQEQVTRLNDVEFQVGRTGAITPVARLEPVSVAGVTVSNATLHNADEIARLGVMIGDTVAIRRAGDVIPQVVRVQEEDRPDDAREIVFPERCPVCDSQIERLEDEAVARCSGGLYCAAQRKEALKHFASRRALDIEGLGEKLIDQLVELDWVQTPADLFALEAERLATLPRMGEKSSQNLVTALEKAKATTLPRFIFALGIREVGEATAANLARHFGTLEALMDAERDALEQVDDVGPIVAAHVHTFFRQPHNRDTIAALRQAGVHWEEAEVEIGPTLLEGQSWVLTGTMESMTRDEGKARLQALGAKVAGSVSKKTACLVAGEAAGSKLTKAEQLGVEVIDEATFLERLEAWEKGDAQDG